One Natrinema salaciae genomic region harbors:
- a CDS encoding DUF7126 family protein — MSTGTTAVVAGPDEDGIGAALETEGVDVTRLTGVISRPQLEEAGIVVADLYVLTDVGQATTIPIVCDLNDDVRTVVYARRTVPEFVKGQLDIAIDPQLMDASVVADELVD, encoded by the coding sequence ATGAGCACCGGGACGACCGCAGTCGTCGCCGGCCCCGACGAGGACGGCATCGGCGCGGCGCTCGAGACCGAAGGCGTCGACGTGACCCGACTCACCGGCGTTATCTCCCGTCCGCAACTCGAGGAGGCGGGCATCGTCGTTGCCGACCTGTACGTCCTGACCGACGTCGGACAGGCGACGACGATCCCGATCGTGTGTGACCTGAACGACGACGTGCGAACCGTCGTCTACGCGCGACGGACCGTCCCCGAGTTCGTCAAGGGACAGCTCGACATCGCGATCGACCCGCAGCTGATGGACGCGAGCGTCGTCGCCGACGAGCTCGTCGACTGA
- a CDS encoding MogA/MoaB family molybdenum cofactor biosynthesis protein produces the protein MTDTETADAEPGDGTLCTGVVTIASNRSLESDDSGEAIVTALEDSGNEVTVREHVGADHDRVQSIVSRLIDRDDVDVVITAGATGVEPTDVTIEAVEPLLEKELATFSELFTVLAYERIGTEAITARTIAGIAEGSVVFSLPGDADAVRLALEEIVVPEALAIVERAGVAESDADDGEAEGDGADGGA, from the coding sequence ATGACCGACACGGAGACGGCCGACGCCGAACCCGGCGACGGAACGCTCTGTACCGGCGTCGTCACGATCGCGTCGAACCGGTCGCTCGAGAGCGACGACTCCGGAGAGGCGATCGTCACGGCGCTCGAGGACAGCGGCAACGAGGTTACGGTACGCGAACACGTCGGTGCGGATCACGACAGAGTGCAGTCGATCGTCTCGCGACTGATCGACCGCGACGACGTCGACGTCGTGATCACCGCCGGCGCGACGGGCGTCGAACCGACCGACGTCACGATCGAGGCGGTCGAACCGCTGCTGGAGAAAGAGCTGGCCACCTTCAGCGAACTGTTCACCGTGCTGGCCTACGAACGGATCGGCACGGAAGCCATCACCGCGCGGACGATCGCCGGCATCGCCGAGGGCTCGGTGGTGTTCTCCCTGCCGGGAGATGCCGATGCCGTTCGGCTCGCGCTCGAGGAGATCGTCGTCCCGGAAGCGCTCGCGATCGTCGAGCGCGCAGGGGTGGCCGAGTCGGACGCCGACGACGGCGAGGCTGAAGGCGACGGAGCCGACGGGGGTGCGTGA
- a CDS encoding 5-formyltetrahydrofolate cyclo-ligase, producing the protein MRDVTADGDGAVSDGLDKESIRERVWDDLEESGQARFPFPPHGRIPNFAGASEAADRLAEQPEWEAATTIKTNPDAPQLPVRRRALREGKTVYMAVPRLRDERCFLKLDPADLEDYDAATTVSGSSKHGEQVGPDAVDRVDLIVSGSVAVTERGGRIGKGEGYSDLEYAVLRDLGLVDDGTPVATTVHERQLIDDPVATGAHDVSMTLVVTPDRTIRLDESDQPAGIDWDLLDDERLEEIPVLKRLRDRETDS; encoded by the coding sequence GTGCGTGACGTGACCGCCGACGGCGACGGTGCCGTGTCCGACGGTCTCGACAAGGAATCGATCCGCGAACGCGTCTGGGACGACCTGGAAGAGAGCGGCCAAGCGCGGTTCCCCTTCCCGCCCCACGGTCGGATCCCGAACTTCGCGGGCGCGAGCGAAGCCGCCGATCGGCTGGCCGAGCAACCCGAGTGGGAGGCGGCGACGACGATCAAAACGAATCCGGACGCCCCGCAGCTGCCCGTTCGGCGGCGCGCGCTGCGCGAGGGGAAGACGGTCTACATGGCGGTCCCGCGGCTTCGCGACGAGCGGTGTTTCCTGAAACTCGATCCCGCCGATCTCGAGGACTACGACGCGGCGACGACCGTCTCGGGGTCGTCGAAACACGGCGAGCAGGTCGGCCCGGACGCGGTCGACCGCGTCGATCTGATCGTCTCCGGGAGCGTCGCGGTCACCGAGCGCGGCGGTCGGATCGGCAAAGGCGAGGGCTACAGCGACCTCGAGTACGCCGTGCTCCGGGACCTCGGACTGGTCGACGACGGGACGCCGGTCGCGACGACGGTCCACGAACGGCAGTTGATCGACGACCCCGTCGCGACCGGAGCCCACGACGTCTCGATGACGCTCGTGGTCACGCCGGACCGGACGATTCGACTCGACGAGAGCGACCAGCCAGCCGGGATCGACTGGGACCTGCTCGACGACGAGCGACTCGAGGAAATTCCCGTTCTGAAGCGGCTTCGAGACCGAGAGACCGATAGCTGA